The following coding sequences lie in one Nonomuraea muscovyensis genomic window:
- the rpsS gene encoding 30S ribosomal protein S19, which yields MPRSLKKGPFVDDHLAKKVDAQNEKGTKNVIKTWSRRSMIVPDMLGHTIAVHDGRKHVPVFVTEAMIGHKLGEFAPTRTFRSHVKEDRRSRR from the coding sequence ATGCCACGTAGCCTTAAGAAGGGTCCCTTCGTGGACGACCACCTCGCCAAGAAGGTGGACGCCCAGAACGAGAAGGGCACCAAGAACGTCATCAAGACGTGGTCGCGGCGCTCCATGATCGTGCCTGACATGCTCGGGCACACGATCGCCGTTCACGATGGTCGCAAGCACGTCCCGGTGTTCGTCACCGAGGCCATGATCGGCCACAAGCTGGGAGAGTTCGCCCCGACGCGCACCTTCCGCAGCCACGTCAAGGAAGACCGCCGCAGCCGGCGATAG
- the rplC gene encoding 50S ribosomal protein L3, with product MAKTIKGVLGKKLGMTQVFDADNRMVPVTVVEAGPCVVTRVRTADKDGYSAIQLGFGQVDPRKVNKPLGDYLRKHDITPRRYFAEIRTDDASDYTLGQELLADTFEAGQFVDVTGKSKGKGFAGVMKRHGFGGLGASHGTQRKHRSPGSIGGCATPGRVFKGLRMAGRMGNVRTTVQSLKVHSVDAEKGLILIKGAIPGANGSLVLVRTAAKKGAAK from the coding sequence ATGGCTAAGACGATCAAGGGCGTCCTGGGCAAGAAGCTCGGCATGACCCAGGTCTTCGACGCGGACAACCGGATGGTTCCGGTCACCGTGGTCGAGGCCGGTCCGTGTGTGGTGACCCGCGTCCGCACGGCAGACAAGGACGGCTACTCCGCCATCCAGCTCGGCTTCGGGCAGGTCGACCCCCGGAAGGTCAACAAGCCGCTCGGCGACTACCTGCGCAAGCACGACATCACCCCGCGCCGTTACTTCGCGGAGATCCGCACCGACGACGCGAGCGACTACACCCTGGGCCAGGAGCTGCTGGCCGACACCTTCGAGGCCGGCCAGTTCGTCGACGTGACGGGCAAGAGCAAGGGCAAGGGCTTCGCCGGTGTCATGAAGCGGCACGGCTTCGGTGGTCTGGGCGCGTCGCACGGTACGCAGCGCAAGCACCGCTCGCCGGGTTCCATCGGTGGCTGCGCCACCCCGGGCCGCGTTTTCAAGGGTCTGCGCATGGCCGGTCGGATGGGTAACGTCCGCACCACCGTGCAGAGCCTGAAGGTTCATTCCGTTGACGCCGAGAAGGGCCTCATCCTGATCAAGGGTGCGATCCCCGGTGCCAACGGCAGTCTGGTCCTCGTCCGCACCGCTGCCAAGAAGGGGGCTGCCAAGTGA
- the rpsQ gene encoding 30S ribosomal protein S17, with product MAETETTETTQAAEETAEGRHFRKVREGLVVSDKMDKTVVVAVEDRVKHRLYGKVIRRTTKYKAHDESNACGVGDRVLLMETRPLSATKRWRVVEILEKAK from the coding sequence ATGGCTGAGACCGAGACCACCGAGACCACCCAGGCCGCTGAGGAGACCGCCGAAGGGCGTCACTTCCGCAAGGTCCGTGAGGGCCTGGTCGTCAGCGACAAGATGGACAAGACCGTCGTCGTCGCCGTCGAGGACCGGGTCAAGCACCGGCTGTACGGCAAGGTCATCCGCCGTACGACCAAGTACAAGGCGCACGACGAGTCCAACGCCTGCGGCGTGGGCGACCGTGTGCTTCTGATGGAGACTCGGCCGCTGTCGGCCACCAAGCGGTGGCGGGTCGTCGAGATCCTCGAGAAGGCCAAGTAG
- the rpsE gene encoding 30S ribosomal protein S5, with protein sequence MAAAPRRGGGTGGERRDRRDDRRGGAADKGVSYIERVVKINRVAKVVKGGRRFSFTALVVVGDGNGLVGVGYGKAKEVPAAIAKGVEEAKKHFFKVPRIQGTIPHTVQGEEAAGVVFLRPASAGTGVIAGGPVRAVLECAGIHDVLSKSLGSDNPINIVHATVAALKGLSRPEEIAARRGLPIEDVAPARMLKAQREGIAEAAAAKAVS encoded by the coding sequence ATGGCTGCAGCTCCGCGTCGCGGTGGCGGCACCGGTGGCGAGCGGCGGGACCGTCGTGACGATCGCCGCGGTGGCGCCGCCGACAAGGGCGTCTCGTACATCGAGCGCGTAGTGAAGATCAACCGAGTGGCCAAGGTCGTGAAGGGTGGTCGTCGCTTCAGCTTCACCGCCCTCGTCGTCGTCGGCGACGGCAACGGCCTGGTCGGTGTCGGCTACGGCAAGGCCAAGGAAGTCCCCGCGGCCATCGCCAAGGGTGTCGAAGAGGCGAAGAAGCACTTCTTCAAGGTGCCTCGCATCCAGGGCACGATCCCGCACACCGTGCAGGGCGAGGAGGCGGCCGGTGTCGTCTTCCTGCGTCCGGCCTCGGCCGGTACCGGCGTCATCGCCGGTGGCCCGGTGCGTGCGGTCCTGGAGTGCGCGGGCATCCACGACGTGCTCTCCAAGTCGCTCGGCTCCGACAACCCGATCAACATCGTGCACGCCACCGTGGCGGCTCTGAAGGGCCTCTCCCGGCCCGAGGAGATCGCCGCCCGCCGTGGCCTGCCGATCGAGGACGTCGCGCCGGCCAGGATGCTCAAGGCTCAGCGTGAGGGCATCGCCGAGGCCGCCGCGGCGAAGGCGGTGAGCTAG
- the rplP gene encoding 50S ribosomal protein L16 codes for MLIPRRVKHRKQHRPDRSGAAKGGTRVVFGEFGIQALEHSYVTNRQIESARIAMTRHIRRGGKVWINIYPDRPLTKKPAETRMGSGKGSPEWWIANVKPGRVMFELSGVAEPIAREALQRAIHKLPMKCKIVKREVGEA; via the coding sequence ATGCTGATCCCGCGCAGGGTCAAGCACCGCAAGCAGCACCGGCCTGACCGCAGCGGAGCCGCCAAGGGCGGCACGAGGGTCGTGTTCGGCGAGTTCGGCATCCAGGCGCTTGAGCACTCCTATGTGACCAACCGCCAGATCGAGTCCGCCCGAATCGCGATGACCCGTCACATCCGCCGTGGCGGCAAGGTGTGGATCAACATCTACCCCGACCGTCCGCTCACCAAGAAGCCTGCCGAGACCCGCATGGGTTCCGGTAAGGGTTCGCCCGAGTGGTGGATCGCCAACGTCAAGCCCGGACGCGTGATGTTCGAGCTGTCCGGCGTGGCGGAGCCGATCGCGCGCGAGGCACTTCAGCGCGCGATCCACAAGCTGCCGATGAAGTGCAAGATCGTTAAGCGTGAAGTGGGTGAGGCGTGA
- the rplX gene encoding 50S ribosomal protein L24, with protein sequence MSKLHVKKGDLVQVIAGKNKGAKGRVIATHPGDERVVVEGVNMITKHGKETHQGPRGAKTGGVQTMEGPIHVSNVKKLKDDKPADKKADEKKADETGEDS encoded by the coding sequence ATGTCGAAGCTGCACGTGAAGAAGGGTGACCTCGTTCAGGTCATCGCCGGCAAGAACAAGGGTGCCAAGGGTCGCGTGATCGCCACCCACCCGGGCGACGAGCGCGTGGTGGTCGAGGGCGTCAACATGATCACCAAGCATGGCAAGGAGACCCACCAGGGTCCGCGCGGCGCCAAGACCGGCGGCGTGCAGACCATGGAGGGCCCCATCCATGTGAGCAACGTGAAGAAGCTCAAGGACGACAAGCCCGCCGACAAGAAGGCCGATGAGAAGAAGGCCGACGAGACGGGTGAGGACAGCTGA
- the rplE gene encoding 50S ribosomal protein L5: MTATTTETERPTPRLKTKYREEIAAQLREQFGIENVMQIPGLVKIKVNMGVGEAARDSKLIEGAVRDLTVITGQKPAVVRARKSIAQFKLREGMPIGAHVTLRGDRMWEFLDRLLSLALPRIRDFRGLSPKQFDGNGNYTFGLTEQVMFHEVDQDKVDRPRGMDITIVTTAKNDDQGRALLKLLGFPFKEA; the protein is encoded by the coding sequence ATGACCGCCACGACCACAGAGACCGAGCGCCCGACGCCGCGCCTCAAGACGAAGTACCGCGAGGAGATCGCGGCCCAGCTTCGTGAGCAGTTCGGCATCGAGAACGTCATGCAGATCCCCGGCCTGGTGAAGATCAAGGTCAACATGGGTGTCGGCGAGGCGGCTCGTGACTCCAAGCTCATCGAGGGCGCCGTTCGCGACCTGACCGTGATCACGGGTCAGAAGCCGGCCGTCGTCCGCGCCCGCAAGTCCATCGCCCAGTTCAAGCTGCGCGAGGGCATGCCGATCGGCGCGCACGTCACGCTTCGCGGCGACCGCATGTGGGAGTTCCTCGACAGGCTGCTGTCGCTGGCGCTGCCCCGCATCAGGGACTTCCGCGGCCTGTCGCCCAAGCAGTTCGACGGCAACGGCAACTACACCTTCGGTCTGACCGAGCAGGTCATGTTCCACGAGGTCGACCAGGACAAGGTGGACCGGCCGCGAGGCATGGACATCACGATCGTGACCACCGCGAAGAACGACGACCAGGGCCGGGCGCTGCTGAAGCTCCTCGGGTTCCCCTTCAAGGAGGCCTGA
- the rplF gene encoding 50S ribosomal protein L6 produces MSRIGRLPIPVPNGVDITINGRDVQVKGPKGTLSHKVAEPIVVARDDDGTIAVSRPNDENKVRALHGLSRTLIANMVQGVTQGYSKTLEIVGVGYRVQAKGPTQLEFALGFSHPVIVDAPEGVTFRVEKPTLFHVDGIDKQKVGEVAANIRKLRKPDPYKGKGVRYQGEQIRRKVGKAGK; encoded by the coding sequence ATGTCGCGAATCGGACGGCTGCCCATCCCTGTGCCCAACGGCGTTGACATCACGATCAACGGCCGGGATGTCCAGGTCAAGGGCCCGAAGGGCACGCTTTCTCACAAGGTCGCCGAGCCCATCGTCGTGGCTCGGGACGATGACGGCACCATCGCCGTCTCCCGGCCCAACGACGAGAACAAGGTCCGTGCGCTGCACGGTCTGTCCAGGACGCTCATCGCCAACATGGTGCAGGGCGTCACCCAGGGTTACTCCAAGACCCTTGAGATCGTCGGTGTCGGTTACCGCGTCCAGGCCAAGGGGCCGACGCAGCTGGAGTTCGCGCTGGGCTTCAGTCACCCGGTCATCGTGGACGCCCCCGAGGGCGTCACCTTCCGCGTTGAGAAGCCGACCCTGTTCCACGTGGACGGCATCGACAAGCAGAAGGTCGGCGAGGTCGCGGCCAACATCCGCAAGCTGCGCAAGCCCGACCCGTACAAGGGCAAGGGCGTGCGCTACCAGGGCGAACAGATCCGCCGCAAGGTCGGAAAGGCTGGTAAGTAG
- the rplV gene encoding 50S ribosomal protein L22 yields MEARAQARFVRVTPQKARRVVDLIRGLPASEAQAVLQFAPQTASEPIYKVLSSAMANAEHNFNLDPQTLVVSRAWVDEGPTLKRFRPRAQGRAYRINKRTSHITVIVESREPKGRTR; encoded by the coding sequence ATGGAAGCCAGGGCTCAGGCGCGGTTCGTCCGCGTCACGCCCCAGAAGGCCCGCCGCGTGGTGGACCTTATTCGCGGGCTGCCCGCTTCGGAGGCGCAGGCCGTGCTGCAGTTCGCTCCCCAGACGGCGAGCGAGCCGATCTACAAGGTGCTCTCCAGCGCCATGGCGAATGCAGAGCACAACTTCAACCTCGACCCCCAGACGCTGGTTGTCAGCCGCGCGTGGGTCGACGAGGGCCCGACGCTGAAGCGGTTCCGTCCGCGTGCCCAGGGTCGTGCCTATCGGATCAACAAGCGGACGAGCCACATCACCGTGATCGTGGAGTCCCGCGAGCCGAAGGGAAGGACCCGATAG
- the rpmC gene encoding 50S ribosomal protein L29 has translation MAKGLTAGELRVEDQDTLVQKLKEAKEELFNLRFQAATGQLESHGRLRAVRREIARIYTVMRERELGIVTVEKETSDG, from the coding sequence ATGGCTAAGGGCCTGACCGCCGGCGAGCTGCGAGTGGAGGACCAGGACACCCTGGTCCAGAAGCTGAAGGAAGCCAAGGAGGAGCTGTTCAACCTCCGCTTCCAGGCGGCGACCGGTCAGTTGGAGAGCCACGGGCGGCTGCGTGCTGTCCGCCGCGAGATCGCCCGTATCTACACCGTGATGCGCGAGCGTGAGCTCGGCATCGTCACGGTCGAGAAGGAGACGAGCGATGGCTGA
- the rplD gene encoding 50S ribosomal protein L4, protein MTTIDVLDASGAKTGTVDLPEDIFGAKVNVPLIHQVVVAQLAARRQGTHKAKTRGEVRGGGKKPYRQKGTGRARQGSTRAPQFAGGGVVHGPVPRDYAQRTPKKMKVAALRGALSDRAGGGRVHVVSGLVTGETPKTQAALQALRKITQAKTVLVVVDEADELTWLSLRNAPEVHLLDAGQLNTYDVLVHDDVVFTQEAYDQVVARLSAGSAEQSEKEDA, encoded by the coding sequence GTGACCACCATTGACGTCCTCGACGCCAGCGGCGCCAAGACCGGCACCGTCGACCTGCCCGAAGACATCTTCGGCGCCAAGGTCAACGTTCCTCTCATCCACCAGGTCGTCGTGGCCCAGCTCGCCGCTCGCCGGCAGGGCACCCACAAGGCCAAGACCCGTGGTGAGGTCCGAGGCGGCGGCAAGAAGCCGTACCGCCAGAAGGGCACCGGCCGCGCCCGTCAGGGCTCGACCCGCGCCCCGCAGTTCGCCGGCGGTGGCGTCGTCCACGGCCCGGTTCCGCGTGACTACGCGCAGCGCACGCCCAAGAAGATGAAGGTCGCCGCCCTGCGCGGGGCCCTGTCCGACCGGGCCGGCGGCGGTCGCGTGCACGTGGTGAGCGGTCTGGTCACCGGCGAGACGCCGAAGACCCAGGCGGCCCTGCAGGCCCTTCGTAAGATCACTCAGGCCAAGACCGTGCTCGTCGTGGTCGACGAGGCCGACGAGCTGACCTGGCTGAGCCTGCGCAACGCTCCCGAGGTCCATCTGCTGGACGCGGGGCAGCTCAACACCTACGACGTGCTCGTCCACGACGACGTGGTCTTCACCCAGGAGGCGTACGACCAGGTCGTGGCGCGTCTGTCGGCGGGTTCGGCCGAGCAGAGTGAGAAGGAAGACGCCTGA
- a CDS encoding type Z 30S ribosomal protein S14 produces MAKKSLIAKAGRKQKFEVRAYTRCSRCGRPRAVYRKFGLCRVCFREMAHRGELPGITKSSW; encoded by the coding sequence ATGGCGAAGAAGTCGCTGATCGCCAAGGCGGGGCGCAAGCAGAAGTTCGAGGTCCGGGCCTACACGCGGTGCTCCCGCTGTGGTCGGCCGCGCGCCGTCTACAGGAAGTTCGGCCTGTGCCGCGTGTGCTTCCGTGAGATGGCGCACCGGGGCGAGCTGCCTGGCATCACCAAGTCCAGCTGGTAG
- the rplB gene encoding 50S ribosomal protein L2, with protein MGIRKYKPTTPGRRGSSVSDFSEITRSTPEKSLLAPLHNKGGRNVHGRVTARHQGGGHKRAYRIIDFRRHDKDGIPAKVAHIEYDPNRTANIALLHYADGEKRYIIAPTGLKQGDRIENGPAADIKPGNCLPLRNIPTGTFIHAVELRPGGGAKLGRSAGAQIQLLAKEGQYATLRMPSGEMRMVDVRCRASVGQVGNAEQANINWGKAGRMRWKGKRPTVRGVAMNPVDHPHGGGEGKTSGGRHPVNPKGKPEGRTRQANKASDRLIIRRRSKRKKR; from the coding sequence ATGGGCATCCGTAAGTACAAGCCGACGACTCCGGGTCGCCGTGGCTCGAGTGTCTCGGACTTCTCCGAGATCACGCGCAGCACGCCCGAGAAGTCGTTGCTTGCGCCCCTTCACAACAAGGGCGGCCGCAACGTACACGGCCGGGTCACCGCGCGCCACCAGGGCGGCGGTCACAAGCGCGCCTACCGGATCATCGACTTCCGTAGGCATGACAAGGACGGCATTCCGGCGAAGGTCGCTCACATCGAGTACGACCCCAACCGCACCGCCAACATCGCTCTGCTGCACTACGCCGACGGCGAGAAGCGCTACATCATCGCGCCGACCGGCCTCAAGCAGGGCGACCGCATCGAGAACGGCCCCGCGGCCGACATCAAGCCGGGCAACTGCCTGCCGCTGCGCAACATTCCGACCGGTACCTTCATCCACGCGGTGGAGCTCCGTCCGGGTGGCGGCGCCAAGCTCGGCCGTTCCGCGGGCGCCCAGATCCAGCTGCTCGCGAAGGAAGGCCAGTACGCCACGCTGCGTATGCCGTCCGGCGAAATGCGCATGGTCGACGTGCGCTGCCGGGCCTCGGTCGGCCAGGTCGGCAACGCCGAGCAGGCCAACATCAACTGGGGCAAGGCCGGCCGCATGAGGTGGAAGGGCAAGCGCCCGACCGTCCGCGGTGTCGCGATGAACCCCGTCGACCACCCGCACGGTGGTGGTGAGGGCAAGACCTCCGGTGGTCGTCACCCGGTCAACCCCAAGGGCAAGCCTGAGGGCCGTACCCGCCAGGCGAACAAGGCCAGCGACCGGCTGATCATCCGACGTCGGAGCAAGAGGAAGAAGCGGTAG
- the rpsJ gene encoding 30S ribosomal protein S10, whose amino-acid sequence MAGQKIRIRLKAYDHEVIDSSAKKIVETVTRTGAKVAGPVPLPTEKNVYCVIRSPHKYKDSREHFEMRTHKRLIDIIDPTPKTVDSLMRLDLPAGVDISIKL is encoded by the coding sequence ATGGCGGGACAGAAGATCCGCATTCGGCTCAAGGCCTATGACCACGAGGTCATCGACAGCTCGGCCAAGAAGATCGTCGAGACGGTGACGCGGACTGGCGCGAAGGTCGCAGGCCCGGTGCCGCTGCCGACCGAGAAGAACGTGTACTGCGTCATCCGCTCGCCGCACAAGTACAAGGACAGCCGCGAGCACTTCGAGATGCGCACGCACAAGCGGCTGATTGACATCATCGACCCGACGCCCAAGACCGTCGACTCGCTCATGCGGCTCGACCTCCCCGCGGGCGTCGACATTTCGATCAAGCTCTGA
- the rplW gene encoding 50S ribosomal protein L23: MERVVDPRDIIIKPVVSEKSYGLIDENNKYTFLVKKTANKTQVKIAVEQIFGVKVTSVNTINRQGKRKRTRTGFGKRPDTKRAIVSLVEGDRIDIFGQIG, encoded by the coding sequence ATGGAGAGGGTCGTCGACCCGCGCGACATCATCATCAAGCCCGTCGTCTCCGAGAAGAGCTACGGCCTGATCGATGAGAACAACAAGTACACGTTCCTGGTGAAGAAGACCGCGAACAAGACCCAGGTCAAGATCGCCGTTGAGCAGATCTTCGGGGTCAAGGTCACCAGCGTGAACACCATCAACCGGCAGGGCAAGCGCAAGCGCACCCGCACCGGCTTCGGCAAGCGTCCCGACACCAAGCGCGCGATCGTGAGCCTGGTGGAGGGCGATCGGATCGACATCTTCGGTCAGATCGGCTAG
- the rpsH gene encoding 30S ribosomal protein S8, whose translation MTMTDPIADMLTRLRNANSAYHESVSMPYSKIKAHIAEILQQEGYIQAWTVEDAKVGKNLVVELKFGPTRERSLAGLRRVSKPGLRVYAKKDNLPRVLGGLGVAIISTSHGLMTDKQAGKRGVGGEVLAYVW comes from the coding sequence ATGACGATGACCGACCCGATCGCAGACATGCTCACGCGTCTGCGTAACGCGAATTCGGCATACCACGAAAGCGTGTCGATGCCGTACTCCAAGATCAAGGCGCACATCGCCGAGATCCTCCAGCAGGAGGGTTACATCCAGGCTTGGACCGTCGAGGACGCCAAGGTTGGCAAGAACCTCGTGGTGGAGCTCAAGTTCGGGCCGACCCGTGAGCGGTCGCTGGCGGGCCTGCGCCGGGTGTCGAAGCCCGGTCTGCGGGTCTATGCGAAGAAGGACAACCTGCCCCGCGTCCTGGGAGGGCTGGGCGTCGCGATCATCTCGACGTCCCACGGTCTCATGACGGACAAGCAGGCCGGCAAGCGTGGCGTGGGCGGGGAAGTCCTCGCCTACGTCTGGTAG
- the rpmD gene encoding 50S ribosomal protein L30 — MARLKITQVRSKIGGKQNQRDSLRSLGLKRIGDVVVKEDRPEIRGMVAVVTHLVEVEEVD; from the coding sequence ATGGCACGCCTGAAGATCACTCAGGTTCGCTCGAAGATCGGTGGCAAGCAGAACCAGCGTGACTCGCTGCGTTCGCTTGGCCTGAAGCGAATCGGCGATGTCGTCGTCAAGGAGGACCGGCCCGAGATTCGCGGGATGGTCGCCGTGGTGACGCACCTCGTCGAGGTGGAAGAGGTCGACTAG
- the tuf gene encoding elongation factor Tu, producing the protein MAKAKFERTKPHMNIGTIGHIDHGKTTLTAAITKVLHDRFPELNKATPFDKIDKAPEEKARGITISIAHVEYQTEKRHYAHVDCPGHADYVKNMITGAAQMDGAILVVAATDGPMPQTKEHVLLARQVGVPYIVVALNKSDMVDDEEILELVELEVRELLSAQEFPGDDLPVVRVSALKALEGDEKWADSIIELMNAVDENVPEPPRETEKPFLMPVEDVFSITGRGTVVTGRIERGIVKVNEQVDIIGIKPEKTTTTVTSIEMFNKMLDEGHAGDNAALLLRGIKRDDVERGQCIIKPGTTTPHTEFEGQVYILSKDEGGRHTPFFNNYRPQFYFRTTDVTGVVHLPEGTEMVMPGDNTEMRVELIQPIAMEEGLKFAIREGGRTVGAGRVTKIIK; encoded by the coding sequence GTGGCTAAGGCCAAGTTCGAGCGGACCAAGCCGCACATGAACATCGGCACCATTGGGCACATCGACCACGGCAAGACCACGCTGACCGCGGCGATCACCAAGGTGCTTCACGACCGTTTCCCGGAGCTGAACAAGGCTACGCCGTTCGACAAGATCGACAAGGCGCCCGAGGAGAAGGCTCGCGGTATTACGATCTCCATCGCGCACGTCGAGTACCAGACCGAGAAGCGCCACTACGCCCACGTGGACTGCCCCGGTCACGCTGACTACGTGAAGAACATGATCACCGGTGCCGCTCAGATGGACGGCGCGATCCTCGTGGTCGCCGCCACCGACGGCCCGATGCCGCAGACGAAGGAGCACGTCCTCCTGGCCCGCCAGGTCGGCGTCCCCTACATCGTCGTGGCCCTCAACAAGTCCGACATGGTGGACGACGAGGAGATCCTGGAGCTCGTCGAGCTCGAGGTCCGCGAGCTCCTGTCCGCTCAGGAGTTCCCCGGCGACGACCTGCCGGTCGTCCGCGTCTCCGCGCTCAAGGCTCTTGAGGGCGACGAGAAGTGGGCCGACAGCATCATCGAGCTGATGAACGCCGTCGACGAGAACGTCCCCGAGCCCCCGCGTGAGACGGAGAAGCCGTTCCTCATGCCGGTCGAGGACGTCTTCTCGATCACCGGTCGCGGCACCGTCGTCACCGGTCGTATCGAGCGCGGCATCGTCAAGGTCAACGAGCAGGTCGACATCATCGGCATCAAGCCGGAGAAGACGACCACCACCGTCACCAGCATCGAGATGTTCAACAAGATGCTCGACGAGGGTCACGCGGGCGACAACGCCGCGCTGCTGCTCCGCGGCATCAAGCGCGACGACGTCGAGCGCGGCCAGTGCATCATCAAGCCGGGCACGACCACCCCGCACACCGAGTTCGAGGGCCAGGTCTACATCCTGTCCAAGGACGAGGGCGGCCGCCACACGCCGTTCTTCAACAACTACCGCCCGCAGTTCTACTTCCGTACGACTGACGTGACCGGTGTCGTGCACCTCCCCGAGGGCACCGAGATGGTCATGCCGGGCGACAACACCGAGATGCGCGTTGAGCTGATCCAGCCCATCGCCATGGAGGAAGGCCTCAAGTTCGCGATCCGTGAGGGTGGCCGCACCGTCGGCGCCGGTCGGGTCACGAAGATCATCAAGTAG
- the rplN gene encoding 50S ribosomal protein L14 translates to MIQQESRLKVADNTGAKEILCIRVLGGSGRRYAGIGDVIVATVKDALPGSTGVKKGDVVKAVVVRTVKERRRPDGSYIRFDENAAVIIKDSGDPRGTRIFGPVGRELRDKKFMRIISLAPEVL, encoded by the coding sequence GTGATCCAGCAGGAGTCGCGGCTCAAGGTCGCCGACAACACGGGTGCCAAGGAGATTCTCTGCATCCGTGTTCTCGGTGGCTCGGGCCGACGCTACGCCGGTATCGGCGACGTCATCGTCGCCACTGTCAAGGACGCGCTGCCCGGCAGCACGGGCGTCAAGAAGGGCGACGTGGTCAAGGCCGTCGTCGTCCGCACGGTCAAGGAGCGCCGCCGGCCCGACGGCTCCTACATCCGTTTCGACGAGAACGCCGCCGTCATCATCAAGGACAGCGGTGACCCTCGCGGCACCCGTATCTTCGGCCCGGTCGGCCGTGAGCTTCGTGACAAGAAGTTCATGCGCATCATCTCGCTCGCGCCGGAGGTGCTGTGA
- the rplR gene encoding 50S ribosomal protein L18 — MAPKTAFSKHTAARTVSRARRHRRVRKNVVGTTARPRLVVNRSTRHMFVQIVDDTVGHTLVSASTMDPALRSLEADKTEKAKKVGELLAQRAKEAGITAVVFDRGGNRYAGRIAALADSAREGGLEF; from the coding sequence ATGGCTCCGAAGACTGCGTTCAGCAAGCACACGGCTGCCCGCACCGTCTCGCGGGCCCGCCGTCACCGCCGCGTCCGCAAGAACGTCGTCGGCACGACCGCGCGTCCGCGTCTGGTCGTCAACCGTTCGACCCGTCACATGTTCGTCCAGATCGTGGACGACACCGTCGGCCACACGCTGGTCAGCGCGTCCACCATGGACCCCGCGCTGCGCTCGCTCGAGGCGGACAAGACGGAGAAGGCCAAGAAGGTCGGCGAGCTCCTCGCTCAGCGGGCCAAGGAAGCCGGGATCACCGCTGTCGTGTTCGACCGTGGTGGCAACCGCTACGCCGGGCGCATCGCCGCCCTGGCGGACAGCGCCCGCGAAGGTGGGCTCGAGTTCTGA
- the rpsC gene encoding 30S ribosomal protein S3 produces MGQKVNPHGFRLGITTDFKSRWYADKLYKSYVAEDVAIRRMLQKGMERAGISKVEIERTTDRVQVDIHTARPGIVIGRRGAEADRIRGDLEKLTKKQVQLNILEVKNPEIDAQLVAQGVAEQLSSRVSFRRAMRKAMQSAMKSGAKGIRVQCSGRLGGAEMSRSEFYREGRVPLHTLRADIDYGFYEARTTFGRIGVKVWIYKGEAATSRAEREAAAAGARAGQRRERDDRRGGGDRPRRGGAGGGARRGGGRGDRAPRTEAAAQAAPETGPAAQPGAEGS; encoded by the coding sequence GTGGGCCAGAAGGTTAACCCGCACGGGTTCCGCCTCGGCATCACGACCGACTTCAAGAGCCGGTGGTACGCCGACAAGCTGTACAAGTCGTACGTCGCCGAGGACGTGGCGATCCGCCGCATGCTGCAGAAGGGCATGGAGCGGGCCGGCATCTCCAAGGTCGAGATCGAGCGCACGACCGACCGCGTCCAGGTCGACATCCACACCGCGCGTCCGGGCATCGTCATCGGCCGCCGCGGCGCGGAGGCCGACCGCATCCGCGGTGACCTGGAGAAGCTGACCAAGAAGCAGGTCCAGCTCAACATCCTCGAGGTGAAGAACCCCGAGATCGACGCCCAGCTCGTCGCGCAGGGCGTCGCCGAGCAGCTCTCCAGCCGCGTGTCGTTCCGGCGTGCCATGCGCAAGGCCATGCAGTCGGCCATGAAGAGCGGCGCCAAGGGCATCCGGGTGCAGTGCTCGGGTCGTCTGGGCGGCGCCGAGATGTCGAGGTCGGAGTTCTACCGCGAGGGCCGCGTGCCGCTGCACACCCTCCGCGCGGACATCGACTACGGCTTCTACGAGGCCCGCACCACCTTCGGCCGCATCGGCGTGAAGGTGTGGATCTACAAGGGTGAGGCCGCGACCAGCCGCGCCGAGCGTGAGGCGGCTGCCGCCGGTGCTCGCGCCGGCCAGCGTCGCGAGCGTGACGACCGTAGGGGTGGCGGCGACCGTCCCCGTCGCGGTGGCGCCGGTGGCGGCGCCCGCCGTGGTGGCGGCCGAGGTGACCGTGCCCCCAGGACAGAGGCGGCCGCGCAGGCCGCCCCCGAGACCGGCCCGGCTGCGCAGCCGGGTGCTGAAGGGAGCTGA